The following nucleotide sequence is from Trifolium pratense cultivar HEN17-A07 linkage group LG2, ARS_RC_1.1, whole genome shotgun sequence.
ACTTCTTTTGTGCGGAAGATTCTGTTACTGTTCAAGAGTTTAAGAGATTAACCTTACCTAAATTGATTAGAGCTGATGTGAGTCAATGTTGGTGTTCGTGTTATATGGCGAAAGCACTTTCTACTTCGGTGTCTCTCTGCATAGAAACATCCTGGTTGTTGTGCACAAAAGACTACAGAGTTTACAAGGTTTGTTTTATTATGGATATCATGCTCATGCATGCTATCTCAATCTATATATGTAGCGCACACATTTCATATTCAAGACATGTGTTAATATATGCATTCTATTTTTCTCACATTATTACTACTCTTGACGTGTAGTAGTGCTTCGTAGATCTCAATCTATGTATATAGCGCGCACATTTCATATTGAAGACGTGTGGTGTTTGACTGTGTTTAACACGCCGACATATGCATTCTATTTTTCTCACATTATTATTACTCTTGGGCTGGCGTGTAGTAGTACTTCATATAACTCAATCGAATATAATACACTGATTGAATGAGATCATACACAGTTTCCATCTCGATATTCAATACGGTAATTCTCATCTTGCTTATAATTTAGGGTTTCCCAATCTCACCAAATGGATCAACCTTATTGTTCAGCGAAAACTTAAATATCTTCATTTGAATCTCCATGTGCCACTTCCTTATAATTTTGTTGGTTTTCCATATCACCCAAAATTGCCTGTTAGTATCTTCACCTGTAGAACACTTGTAACTCTTAATCTCCGTTGGTTTCGTGTCGggggtttttctttttcttcaaatgGATTTCAATTTCCCTCGCTCAAAACCCTTCATTTGGAATCTGTTAAATTCACCCAAGTTCGAGATTTTATGTTGTTTATAGCTGGATGTCCAATTCTTGAGGATATAAAAATATCTTACATGAATTTCCTCCCTCTCCAGGAAGATTCTGTTACCCTTCAAGAGTTTAAGAGATTAAGTTTACCCAAATTGACAAGAGCTGAATTTTCTGAATTTCATTGTCACTGTTTTCCGGTGAATGCACTTTCTATTGCCAACTTGCCAAGCATCTGTGCATACATACATTGAAGGTTCTTAATATAGTCAACTATTTGTACACAGCAATCCCCAGATTGTATAAGGTCCGTTTGATATGCATGCTATGCTAcctcaattaaaaaaaattgtgattcaTTTTGGAATTTTGTCCTCATTTAATAGTGTAtctttctacattattatttaGGTTAATCAGCTGCAGCGCCCTTATGATGTGGTTCCTATCTTTCATAATTTGACTCACTTGGAACTCCACAATAGATGGGATTTGGTAGTACAAGTGCTCCACCAATGTCCTAAGCTTCAAAATCTCACACTTTATgaggtttgttttgtttaagaatcatatttgttttatgttttctgAACACCGCTTAATGTTTTTCTTTATGTCATATGTACAATTAATAGGGGGTATCCGACTACTCAATGCGCTATGAAGAAGGTCATCAAGAAAATTGGGTGGAACCAGAGTTTGTTCTGCAGTGCCTTTTATCATCCCTTAGAACTTTTACTATTCGGGACTTTTCAGACCTACAAAGTGATCTTTTGTTGGAGCaatatattttgaagaatgCAAGAATTTTACAAACCATGACAATCCGGTGCAAGACTAAGCAGCCTGAAATGATGAGAACGCTATCCATGTGCCCGATGGCCTCCGCAAATGTCTTGATGATACACGACACTGAATGACCTACAACATCATGCTTCATAAAATCTTCCCCAGGCTGCCGAATGACCTACAAACGGTTGTCACTGAGTTCTGATTGAAGAAAGAATTATAAAATGTGACATATGAGGCAATGCTTACTTACACGTCCCTAGTTGGCAACGGGTAATAGGACTTGGGAAATGCATGCTATCATTTATGTGCTGTAATGTTTAGTTTCTTTAGATTTTTCTAGTTTACAATATCCACCTTGATTTATCTTTCTAGTAATAAAGACTTTATAGTTTATGGTATTACCTAATGCTAATATATACGTTGTTCTCACTCAATGATTAATGCCCCCCCCGTACACTGTTAAATGATGGAGAGTAGAGAGTAGTGCTGaaaaatatgtaatattttttaattttgcatGCAGATTTGGGCCTCTGAAAAGAGTTGAGTTGGTCTTGGTAGTTACTTGAAAGGTGAAAGACAGGTTGTTGAGGATTTGACATTGAAGCATAATTAAGAactattttagatatttttgtcaaaatctTAAGGCAATATACTACATATTTTATATGAGCTCAACTGCAGCACTGATCAGAATGCCTAATTTCATGGATTTCTAGTGTTATGccaatattttgattttatggcTACAGTTGATGACAtgatttgtattttattttcttaagagGGTTTGAGATACTAAAAAAGCAATACATATCTTGAACCAATTTCCTTTGACTCAGAGAGAGATCTAGTAACTCCAATTTTTAGAATGAAAATATCTTAATATACTCAAGAAAATTcttgttaacttttttttttaatgaagaaaattcaatttaaaGTCAAATTTGCTTGCGGGAATTATATCGTAAGAAAATCTTATTATTtttgtggtaaggagaaattCTTATCTTTCGATTAGGCATACCTTATGCCTtttattgttaatattttattttttgatgaaaGCCACTTATTGTTAacctttcttatttttatagtatttttcttAGTTTTGTTTGCAttatcatttattattttttgtttctatttttatgtttattattcttctttgatgttctttttttatttgtaaatttttcggcaaaaaatatgcaaaattacatttaagtgtaaaaaatttgaaatattattaaaattattgagaacaaattaaataatttgattgtagttacttttaatatatattgttaGTAGCACCTATCTTATCAACTATtggatgatttttttaaaatcatcaaATCGAAAAAGAAACGAATTAGGTACCAAATAACGAGTAAAAGGAAACggataaatttaaaatgaaaatcagatttctatataaaaaaataaaataaaaatcagatttAATAATATGATACGGGTTTGTTGTGAGTATTGGGCCAAATCTGAAAAATTTTCATAAGATCCATTTAGGGTTAAAAATAGGATTAGCAATTAgggttaaaaataaaaacaaaaagattagCAAATTCTCAACATTCCCAGGAAAACTGTTCCGGTTGCCCAAAGATTTTAACAAATTTGAAGGAGAAATGCAGACAGCAGAAGCATCGACGGTGGATATAATAAGCAGTTTACCGGAAGCGATTCTGTGCCACATCCTGTCTTTTGCCACCACCAAAGAAGCAGTTGCAACAAGCGTTTTGTCCAAAAGATGGATTCATCTCTGGAACCATGTTAACAATCTCAACTTCCCAGACATCAAGGTCTATTCCGATAGATGCTCTCTTTCTTTTAACGAGTTTGTATACTCCCTTTTATTTGATCGAGAAGCCGTCGGTTACAATGTCATCAACGGTTTCAGCCTCGACATTCAATACCATTATGCTGATCTTGCTCGTCGTTTAGGGTTACATAATATCACCAAATGGATCAACCTTGCTGTTAAAAGCAAACTCAAGTATCTTCGTCTCCGTCTAAGCACGTATGACCTTGATTATTATATTGATGTGCGTTACGGTTACGCCAAATTGCCGGTTAGCATTTTCACATGTAGAACACTTGTAAGTCTTGACCTCCGTTGTTTCAGTTTCGagggttttacttttactgGATTTTCATCATTTCCATCACTCAAAGTCCTTCGTTTGGAATATTTTAAGTTCTCAAAATTTCgagattttttgttgtttatagCTGGATGTCCAATTCTTGAGGTTCTACAAATATATCGGACGGAATTCCTTCCTCTTGAGGAAGATTCTCTTACCCTTAAAGAGTTTAAGATATTAAGTTTACCCAAATTGACTAGAGCAGATTTATATGGATTTCGTAGTCAATGTTTTCCGGTGAATGCACTTTCTACTGCCAAGT
It contains:
- the LOC123910694 gene encoding F-box/FBD/LRR-repeat protein At4g00160-like; this encodes MDMISSLPDAILCRILCFVSTKEAVTTSILSKRWVNLWHHVPNLNFPDTIVDTIESSRLFNNFVYSVLVSREAAGSNVIDGFSLDIQYDDPYYAFKLGFPNIIKWINLVVQRKLKYLHLHIGLWDINWPKLPVSIFTCRTLVSLNLHGFRVEGFSFSSNGFQFPSLKTLHLRFVKFSEVRDFMLLLTGCPILEDLKASHIYFFCAEDSVTVQEFKRLTLPKLIRADVSQCWCSCYMAKALSTSVSLCIETSWLLCTKDYRVYKVNQLQRPYDVVPIFHNLTHLELHNRWDLVVQVLHQCPKLQNLTLYEGVSDYSMRYEEGHQENWVEPEFVLQCLLSSLRTFTIRDFSDLQSDLLLEQYILKNARILQTMTIRCKTKQPEMMRTLSMCPMASANVLMIHDTE
- the LOC123904608 gene encoding F-box/FBD/LRR-repeat protein At4g00160-like, with the translated sequence MQTAEASTVDIISSLPEAILCHILSFATTKEAVATSVLSKRWIHLWNHVNNLNFPDIKVYSDRCSLSFNEFVYSLLFDREAVGYNVINGFSLDIQYHYADLARRLGLHNITKWINLAVKSKLKYLRLRLSTYDLDYYIDVRYGYAKLPVSIFTCRTLVSLDLRCFSFEGFTFTGFSSFPSLKVLRLEYFKFSKFRDFLLFIAGCPILEVLQIYRTEFLPLEEDSLTLKEFKILSLPKLTRADLYGFRSQCFPVNALSTAKYLCIDTLKVHRWYKVNRMQHPYDVVPIFHNLTHLELHNRWDLVVQVLHQCPKLQNLTLYKYGYEDGDYQENWVEPEFVPQCLLSSLRNFTIHHDLSDLQKELMLEQYILKNARILQTMTIRCMTKEPKTERTLSMCPVASATCQITFERHSYLCTHDVYAHMM